From a region of the Nerophis lumbriciformis linkage group LG06, RoL_Nlum_v2.1, whole genome shotgun sequence genome:
- the depdc7a gene encoding DEP domain-containing protein 7 isoform X1 produces the protein MHRLAEPGMAGNPFRATQIWSSIISYLHTHVKVKRRRHNLKSYHDCFLGSEAVDAVLAHITFNRFFGDEAVPRHKAVRLCQALMESRVFEPVGVKVFGKEKKRATFEDSSCSLYRFLNHTGASSPLGNIKSTSTGTIESGYDSPGLYRNENNYSPLCERQEVPSYSTHSPVRRSKMVEDMLRNLNLDTTITPQLINQGLSQKLVHEVWRQQAVCRLLQLIELPLLEDLLQGKDASRSSLYALDGNSDLMLTSSYLDREVLKAFSEAHEDEWMSGAVDCLEFLPDEQVVQVSRGLAGRAGDLMRCKRLLYDVLAQHYARADQPPLLSNHVLDIHSGISELLVNGKLEQALEALQLSLKLQDSRSMEELRRLLRFMAVAARTQDIKLHKEIENRMAVKRSFSSAIVYSRRLSKGKVDLMVLFMMDNHCDLFKVPVSLHKMVSDRLKNIANGKETDVLTGPTYCSREAYTNVEKDTNEELRSLLQTIHENPILPPKEKQRLLGQFYKGHPDIVVQYFGNKFSSMNVVLHDNLI, from the exons AACCAGGCATGGCTGGGAACCCGTTCCGGGCCACCCAAATCTGGAGCAGCATCATCTCCTATCTCCACACTCACGTGAAGGTCAAGAGGCGGCGCCACAACCTCAAGTCCTATCACGACTGCTTCCTGGGCTCGGAGGCCGTGGACGCCGTGTTGGCTCACATCACCTTCAACCGCTTCTTCGGCGACGAGGCGGTCCCTCGCCACAAGGCCGTCCGTCTGTGTCAGGCCCTGATGGAGTCGAGGGTCTTTGAGCCGGTGGGCGTCAAAGTGTTCGGCAAGGAAAAGAAGCGGGCCACGTTCGAGGACAGCAGCTGTAGTTTGTACAGGTTCCTGAACCACACCGGCGCCTCGTCGCCGCTGGGCAACATCAAGTCCACCTCCACTGGGACCATAGAGAGCGGATACGACTCTCCAGGCCTCTACAGGAACGAGAACAACTACAGTCCTTTATGTGAAAG ACAAGAGGTGCCCAGCTACTCCACTCACTCACCAGTCAGAAGAAGCAAAATGGTGGAGGACATGCTGAGAAATCTCAACCTGGACACGACCATCACCCCTCAGTTGATCAACCAGGGCCTCTCCCAGAAGC TTGTCCATGAGGTGTGGCGCCAGCAGGCCGTGTGCAGGCTCCTGCAGCTCATCGAGCTCCCGCTGCTGGAGGACTTGCTGCAGGGAAAGGACGCATCACGCTCTTCCTTGTACGCCTTGGACGGCAACTCGGACCTGATGTTGACGTCCAGCTACTTGGACAGAGAAGTGCTTAAGGCCTTCAGCGAGGCGCA TGAAGATGAGTGGATGTCTGGGGCGGTGGACTGTCTGGAGTTTCTCCCTGATGAACAAGTGGTCCAGGTCAGTCGAGGTTTGGCCGGCCGTGCCGGCGACCTAATGCGGTGTAAGAGGCTGCTCTACGACGTGCTGGCTCAGCATTACGCTCGAGCCGACCAGCCGCCTCTGCTTAGCAACCACGTGTTGGACATCCATTCGGGCATCTCGGAGCTTCTAG TGAACGGTAAGTTGGAGCAAGCTTTGGAGGCCTTGCAGCTCAGCCTGAAGCTGCAGGACTCTCGCAGCATGGAGGAGCTCCGACGGCTGCTGAGGTTCATGGCTGTCGCCGCCAGAACGCAGGACATCAAACTGCAcaaagag ATCGAGAACCGCATGGCAGTGAAGAGGTCGTTCTCCAGCGCCATCGTCTACAGCAGGAGACTCTCCAAGGGCAAAGTGGACCTGATGGTTCTGTTCATGATGGACAACCACTGCGACCTGTTCAAA GTTCCTGTTTCGTTACACAAGATGGTGAGCGACAGATTAAAGAACATTGCCAATGGCAAGGAAACCGATGTCCTAACAG GACCCACATATTGCAGCAGGGAAGCTTACACTAATGTAGAAAAAGACACCAACGAGGAACTACGCTCATTACTGCAGACGATCCACGAGAATCCCATCCTACCTCCCAAAGAAAAGCAACGCCTCCTTGGACAATTTTACAAAGGCCACCCGGACATTGTTGTGCAGTATTTTGGCAATAAGTTCTCCAGCATGAACGTGGTGCTTCATGACAATCTGATATAA
- the depdc7a gene encoding DEP domain-containing protein 7 isoform X2, with product MAGNPFRATQIWSSIISYLHTHVKVKRRRHNLKSYHDCFLGSEAVDAVLAHITFNRFFGDEAVPRHKAVRLCQALMESRVFEPVGVKVFGKEKKRATFEDSSCSLYRFLNHTGASSPLGNIKSTSTGTIESGYDSPGLYRNENNYSPLCERQEVPSYSTHSPVRRSKMVEDMLRNLNLDTTITPQLINQGLSQKLVHEVWRQQAVCRLLQLIELPLLEDLLQGKDASRSSLYALDGNSDLMLTSSYLDREVLKAFSEAHEDEWMSGAVDCLEFLPDEQVVQVSRGLAGRAGDLMRCKRLLYDVLAQHYARADQPPLLSNHVLDIHSGISELLVNGKLEQALEALQLSLKLQDSRSMEELRRLLRFMAVAARTQDIKLHKEIENRMAVKRSFSSAIVYSRRLSKGKVDLMVLFMMDNHCDLFKVPVSLHKMVSDRLKNIANGKETDVLTGPTYCSREAYTNVEKDTNEELRSLLQTIHENPILPPKEKQRLLGQFYKGHPDIVVQYFGNKFSSMNVVLHDNLI from the exons ATGGCTGGGAACCCGTTCCGGGCCACCCAAATCTGGAGCAGCATCATCTCCTATCTCCACACTCACGTGAAGGTCAAGAGGCGGCGCCACAACCTCAAGTCCTATCACGACTGCTTCCTGGGCTCGGAGGCCGTGGACGCCGTGTTGGCTCACATCACCTTCAACCGCTTCTTCGGCGACGAGGCGGTCCCTCGCCACAAGGCCGTCCGTCTGTGTCAGGCCCTGATGGAGTCGAGGGTCTTTGAGCCGGTGGGCGTCAAAGTGTTCGGCAAGGAAAAGAAGCGGGCCACGTTCGAGGACAGCAGCTGTAGTTTGTACAGGTTCCTGAACCACACCGGCGCCTCGTCGCCGCTGGGCAACATCAAGTCCACCTCCACTGGGACCATAGAGAGCGGATACGACTCTCCAGGCCTCTACAGGAACGAGAACAACTACAGTCCTTTATGTGAAAG ACAAGAGGTGCCCAGCTACTCCACTCACTCACCAGTCAGAAGAAGCAAAATGGTGGAGGACATGCTGAGAAATCTCAACCTGGACACGACCATCACCCCTCAGTTGATCAACCAGGGCCTCTCCCAGAAGC TTGTCCATGAGGTGTGGCGCCAGCAGGCCGTGTGCAGGCTCCTGCAGCTCATCGAGCTCCCGCTGCTGGAGGACTTGCTGCAGGGAAAGGACGCATCACGCTCTTCCTTGTACGCCTTGGACGGCAACTCGGACCTGATGTTGACGTCCAGCTACTTGGACAGAGAAGTGCTTAAGGCCTTCAGCGAGGCGCA TGAAGATGAGTGGATGTCTGGGGCGGTGGACTGTCTGGAGTTTCTCCCTGATGAACAAGTGGTCCAGGTCAGTCGAGGTTTGGCCGGCCGTGCCGGCGACCTAATGCGGTGTAAGAGGCTGCTCTACGACGTGCTGGCTCAGCATTACGCTCGAGCCGACCAGCCGCCTCTGCTTAGCAACCACGTGTTGGACATCCATTCGGGCATCTCGGAGCTTCTAG TGAACGGTAAGTTGGAGCAAGCTTTGGAGGCCTTGCAGCTCAGCCTGAAGCTGCAGGACTCTCGCAGCATGGAGGAGCTCCGACGGCTGCTGAGGTTCATGGCTGTCGCCGCCAGAACGCAGGACATCAAACTGCAcaaagag ATCGAGAACCGCATGGCAGTGAAGAGGTCGTTCTCCAGCGCCATCGTCTACAGCAGGAGACTCTCCAAGGGCAAAGTGGACCTGATGGTTCTGTTCATGATGGACAACCACTGCGACCTGTTCAAA GTTCCTGTTTCGTTACACAAGATGGTGAGCGACAGATTAAAGAACATTGCCAATGGCAAGGAAACCGATGTCCTAACAG GACCCACATATTGCAGCAGGGAAGCTTACACTAATGTAGAAAAAGACACCAACGAGGAACTACGCTCATTACTGCAGACGATCCACGAGAATCCCATCCTACCTCCCAAAGAAAAGCAACGCCTCCTTGGACAATTTTACAAAGGCCACCCGGACATTGTTGTGCAGTATTTTGGCAATAAGTTCTCCAGCATGAACGTGGTGCTTCATGACAATCTGATATAA